In one Parvibaculum sp. genomic region, the following are encoded:
- a CDS encoding MBL fold metallo-hydrolase gives MSITLSVHGAAHTVTGSCYLLQAGKTRFLVDCGMFQGPKTLKALNYADFPFEPGEIDFVLLTHAHIDHSGLIPKLVKHGFEGPIYATHGTIDLLSCMLPDSGHIQEFEVEQLNRRNAQRGRPEVTPIYTVADAEASLRAFSPVAYDTWIDPVEGVRARFWNAGHILGSASIEVEIDTGLKSPRKLRLLFSGDIGPDVKSFHPAPDSPENLDYLICEATYGSRERAPMTVSDRRDLLAAEVNAALNKNGVLIFPTFAVERTQELLADLLALVEQKRVRDVPIFLDSPLAIRATEVFLDHADNLENGDEFRRAMRAQRVRTTETVAESMMIERIDGSHIVVAASGMCDAGRIRHHLKNRLWRENTTVIMIGYQAEGTLGRILQSGATAVRIQGEEIKVRARIRTLDVYSGHADGPALARWVADRGPVMRGTILVHGEEEGLAGLHARLADLGLDGERIFAPDLDEVFDLLAEAPEARRRPAPRRLQPEIVGRQDWHNDLSKLWLDIGEQLEGAADDRARKVVIRRLRRALEEKPD, from the coding sequence ATGTCGATCACCCTCAGCGTTCACGGCGCCGCCCACACCGTCACCGGATCCTGCTATTTGCTGCAGGCAGGAAAGACACGCTTCCTGGTCGATTGCGGCATGTTTCAGGGACCAAAGACGCTGAAGGCGCTCAACTATGCGGACTTTCCGTTCGAACCGGGCGAAATTGACTTCGTGCTGCTGACCCACGCGCATATCGATCACTCGGGCTTGATTCCGAAGCTGGTGAAGCACGGGTTCGAGGGCCCAATCTACGCGACGCACGGCACCATCGATCTTCTTTCCTGCATGCTGCCGGATTCCGGTCACATTCAGGAGTTCGAGGTCGAACAGCTCAACCGCCGCAACGCGCAACGCGGCCGCCCGGAAGTGACGCCGATCTACACCGTCGCCGATGCCGAAGCATCGCTCCGCGCCTTCAGCCCGGTCGCCTACGACACATGGATCGACCCTGTGGAGGGCGTGCGCGCACGCTTCTGGAATGCCGGCCACATTCTCGGCTCGGCTTCGATCGAGGTTGAAATCGATACCGGCCTGAAGTCGCCCCGCAAATTGCGGTTGCTGTTCTCCGGCGACATTGGCCCGGATGTAAAGAGCTTTCACCCTGCGCCGGACTCGCCGGAAAATCTCGACTATCTGATCTGCGAGGCGACATACGGGTCGCGCGAGCGCGCGCCAATGACGGTTTCGGATCGCCGCGATCTCCTTGCGGCGGAGGTCAATGCGGCGTTGAACAAGAACGGCGTGCTGATTTTCCCGACCTTTGCCGTCGAGCGCACGCAGGAATTGCTGGCCGATCTTCTGGCCCTCGTCGAACAAAAGCGCGTACGGGACGTGCCGATCTTCCTCGATTCGCCGCTTGCCATCCGCGCCACCGAGGTTTTTCTGGATCACGCCGACAATCTCGAAAACGGCGATGAGTTCCGCCGCGCCATGCGCGCACAGCGCGTGCGCACCACCGAAACGGTCGCCGAGAGCATGATGATCGAGCGGATCGACGGCAGCCACATCGTCGTCGCCGCAAGCGGCATGTGCGACGCCGGCCGCATCCGCCACCATCTGAAAAACCGGCTATGGCGCGAAAATACCACTGTCATCATGATCGGCTATCAGGCGGAGGGCACGCTCGGGCGCATTCTTCAGTCGGGTGCGACGGCCGTTCGCATTCAGGGCGAGGAAATCAAGGTGCGTGCCCGCATCCGCACACTCGATGTCTATTCCGGTCACGCCGACGGACCGGCGCTCGCCCGCTGGGTTGCGGATCGCGGACCGGTGATGCGCGGCACGATCCTGGTGCATGGCGAGGAAGAAGGCCTGGCGGGTCTCCATGCGCGCCTCGCCGATCTCGGCCTCGATGGTGAGCGCATCTTCGCGCCCGATCTCGACGAAGTGTTCGATCTCCTCGCCGAAGCGCCCGAAGCGCGGCGCCGGCCCGCGCCCCGCCGCCTTCAGCCGGAAATCGTCGGCCGTCAGGACTGGCACAACGATCTGTCGAAGCTCTGGCTCGACATAGGCGAGCAACTCGAGGGCGCGGCCGACGACCGCGCCCGCAAGGTTGTCATCCGGCGGCTTCGTCGCGCCCTCGAAGAAAAGCCGGACTGA